The genomic segment ATGGAAAAGGTTGAACTTCCCCTGATTCCTGTTTTAAAGGACATGGAAATGACAGGCATATGCGTTGACGAGCAAAGGCTCCGCTCCCTTTCCAAATCCTTTGAGCATCAGCTTGAGCAGGTTGAAAAAGAGATTTATTCCATTGCAGGACAGGAATTTAATATAAAATCATCCCAGCAGCTTGGATTTATCCTTTTTGAAAAACTGAATCTGCCTGTGCAGAAAAAAACAAAAAAGAAAACAGGCTATTCCACAGATGTTGATGTATTAACAACACTTGCTCAAACCCATGAACTGCCAGCCCTGATTTTAAGACACCGCACCCTGGCAAAATTAAAATCAACATATACAGATGCCCTGCTGGACATAATTCATCCTGAAACAGGCCGTGTTCACACGTCTTACAATCAGACTGTAACAGCCACAGGACGACTCAGCAGCTCTGATCCCAATCTCCAGAATATCCCCATACGCACAGAAGAAGGATTGGAGATCAGAAAAGCCTTTATCCCGCGCAAAGGCTGGACCCTTGTTTCTGCTGACTATTCCCAGATTGAGCTTCGCCTTTTGGCTCATTACTCAAACGATGAAATCCTTATAAAAGCGTTTATAGACGGTGAAGACATACACACAAGAACCGCTGCTGAGGTTTTCCAGGTTTTTCCCCAGATGATAACATCAGAACTGAGGCGGCAGGCAAAAGCAATTAATTTCGGAATTATCTACGGCATGGGCGCATTCAAGCTTGCCAATGAACTGGGCATAAGCAGGAAAATGGCGCAAACCTATATTAATAATTATTTTAACAGGTACAAAGGTGTTAAGCTTTTTATTGACAAGACAATTGAAAATGCTGAAAAAACCCTGAAAACATCAACCCTTCTTGGACGCATCAGGCTTCTGCCTGAGATCAACAGCACTAATAAAAACATAAAAAGCGCAGCAGAGCGCACTGCTGTAAACACCCATATCCAGGGAACTGCTGCTGATCTTATTAAACTTGCAATGATTTATGTGGATAAGGAAATAAAAAAAAGAAACCTTAAATCCGCCATGCTTCTTTCAGTTCATGATGAACTGGTTTTTGAGGTTCCTGATAATGAAATTGAAACAATAAAGACCCTTGTTAAGGATATAATGGAAAACATATGGGATGATCTCAGGGTTCCGCTCCTGGTTAATGTTGACACCGGCAAAAACTGGGCTGAGGCGCATTAGGTTTAAGGAGTACCTGGGGTTTAGGTTATACAAAGGAGATCAAAATAAATGCCTTCAAACAAAAAAGAACTGGTTCCTGTTGCGTCCCTGCTCCCTTTTTTGCTAATCACTTTCGGGCTGGCATGGGGTATTCTTGCGTTTTTTATTTTTCTCCCGGAGTCTGCCTCCAGGATTTTCGGTAATTTGACGGGCCGGCATCCACTCTTTTTCCTGTGTGTTTATTCACCTGCCATTGCCGCTTTTGTGATTGTGGCCTGGTACAGCGGTTATAAAGGCATTAAGCGTTTTCTTTTCAGGATTCTTTTATGGCGTTGTTCAGCAGGGTGGTATGTATTTCTCATCATTATAATCCCCGTGGTTTTTTACATTGGAGCAGCCATAAAAGGAACCCTTTTTAAGAGTTTGTTTCCATTTGACTCTATGCAGACTTTTTTCCCGGCATTGCTGTTTTCCGTAATAAAAGGACCGATTGAGGAATTTGGATGGCGTGGTCTTGCTCTCCCGTTGCTGCAAAGAAAGTTTGCACCTGTCTGGGCCGGCTTAATCCTGGGAGCTGTCTGGGGCGTTTGGCATTTTCCAGCATTTTTATTAAGTGGAACACAACAAAGCAATTGGTCCTTTGCTCCATTTTTTACAGGGTGCATGGCAATCAGCATAATTGCAACAGCGCTGTTTAATGATTCAAAGGGAAGCATTTTAATTGCCGCTTTTTTTCACTTTATGCTGATGAACCCAATTTTTCCTGAAGCGGATCCTTATGATACATATTTACTTGTGATTATTGCGCTCCTGTTAATCTGGTTCAAGCGCAAGGTAATGTTCACAAAAGAGACCTCCGTAGTAGAGGTCATTCCTTCAACCTGAGAAGGCGGAACTGAGTTAATTAATAACTAATATAAAAGGAAATAATAAAATAAGTATTGCTTTTTTTTTCTATAAAAATATAAATAAGTTAATCATTATTAAAATGGCAAGCAGGTTTGTCGGTTCACATGCAGATATGCGTGTTAAGCGGAAAAAATCGTGTAATCACTGGTTGCTGTGGACAAACTCCCTGCCGGTTTAGTCACACAACCCCAACCGTTTCAGCGGACTCCGCTATTGCTACGCCGCTGAATTTCACGTTAGCCTCATAAAAGAATAATATGAAAATATTTATAAGTTACACAAAAGAAGACATTGATATTG from the Desulfonema limicola genome contains:
- a CDS encoding CPBP family intramembrane glutamic endopeptidase, translating into MFPFDSMQTFFPALLFSVIKGPIEEFGWRGLALPLLQRKFAPVWAGLILGAVWGVWHFPAFLLSGTQQSNWSFAPFFTGCMAISIIATALFNDSKGSILIAAFFHFMLMNPIFPEADPYDTYLLVIIALLLIWFKRKVMFTKETSVVEVIPST